The genomic interval CatggcatttttttctttttttacaatcgtttaaaatgttgaaaaagtgagtgagagtgtgtgtgtgtgtgtgtgtgtgtgtgtgtgtgtgtgtgtgtgtgtgtgtgtgtgtgtgtgtgtgtgtgtgtgtgaaaaccaaagcatacaataaaaataatctttatttatttaccgcaaacATATTCCGCTGCATTTTACAATTTAGAGGATACATGTACAGACAAAATCAGACGTTACAAAGTGACAAAACGAATTaaaaattcaaacaagaggagtgaggaccctgcacacaagagcttacaatctatgaggaaaaaggggcaacacaaaatgtaaaaagtgcttgttttaTACAATGGTCCAGACATGTTTTATGTAAGTAGGGCAGtacgtgcgtgcgtgcgcgcgcgcgtgcgtgtgtgtgtgtccttaGATGCCCTTTCCAAACTAAGAAACTGAAAAAGCATGCTGCATGGATAACTGGAGAATCACTGTCTATACGTTAAGAAAACACTTAAAAGTCCTGACAAGTTTTCTTGCACACAACTGGAAGATATATTGTTCAACCAATAAACATTACATTGTACTTGCGGATTATTAACACTATACATCCACATTCAACAACTGCCTAAAGTCTAAAAACCTCCTAATCTCACAAAATGTGTTGCCTGGTacgtaaataacaaaaaaaaatacaaatacatattAATAACAAGACATGTTAATGTGCCAGATATAAGGTTACAATTTATAGAATTATTAGGTCCAAAAATTTAATtattactctaagggtatgttcacacggcgggggtccgtaacggctgaaattacggggatgtttcagcctgaaaacatccccgtaatttcagccgtaccggcatgtgcaggcgcttgaacgccgcgtccattacggccgtaattagcgctgctattcattggagtcaatgaataacggctccaattacggccaaagaagtgacaggtcacttctttgacgcgggcgtctatttacgcgccgtcatttgacagcggcgcgtaaatatacgcctcgtgtgaacagacaaacgtctgcccattgctttcaatgggcagatgtttgtcagcgctattgaggcgctattttcagacgtaattcggggcaaaaacgcccgaattacgtccgtaaataggccgtgtgaacataccctaacagtaaaaGTAACAATGGAAGAGCAACATTCTACAACAATCCTATAGAATAGTCTAAACATCCCATAGATTTAAAGGGCTGTATTTTTAATAAttgcacaaatattttttccaatgaaATTACCATTTAGTAAAAATACAAGAATGTAGAAGTGATCAAACAATGTTTGCCGACTAGAATCTCATTTTTGTTCCAATTATGTTGTTAAATAACATTAAAGAACACAGCTCTGACGTCACAACATGTCAAGTCTGTGGGTGTTAGTTGTTATGAATGGATACAGGAATGTTTGGCTATTTTAGTAAAAATTGTGTAAACGACCATATTGGATGATCAGCTAATGGAAATCACATATGTACCGCATGTTACTGAAAATAAACAAGAGCTTTTAATACAAATCATACCACAGTGCACAACGAAGACACAAGCAACTCTATAAAGGTCATTATACCGATATTTGTGTATTTACTTGTATTTTCTGAATTCTTAGTGTGCTGTGTTAAAGTTTGTAGTAGATTATGGACACATTCACAGAAATCCTACACTTTAAAGCACAAGTTGATAGTAACTTCTGTGCAAGAATGTTTTGCTCAGCTCACCTTTTGTGCTGATTTTGAAGGACCTTTGTTTTTGCTCCCCTTAGGTCTTCCTCTCGGTCTTTTAGGAGAGGGTTCTCCAGCTGCTGGTTCCTAAATACAGAAATAAACTTGATGTAGTGGAAGAAATTTAACATGGGAAAATATAGAACACTCTCCAAAGGCAACTAAACCTTTTCTTTCATGATATACTGGACTATTAAAACCTTACAGGGAAACATATGTAACTAATGCACAAATCCTATGATTTGCTGGAAAAGAAAACATTTAGACACTGAGAtaggtaataaaaatgtaagtTGTGCACTTAATTCTTAACCAATTGACCAATGACATACAACctaaaaatgtaaacaaagaaCGTGACCTAATATAGATTATTATACTATCGGAATAGTTGTGGCCAAATTTACCAAatacacactaaatacacacacacacacacacacacacacacacacatggtcTCACATAAAAACTTAAAATAATCAATAAAGACAAACAACTATAGGCAACCACTGAGAGTCCTATATAAACATAACACACAATCAATACATGAGTGTTTTCATGATTTGTATATAAAGCCCGAGTTTGGGTCACATCAGTGTATTTAGCATTGAAAAAAAAGCTCACTTTGCATACAGTGCATCATGTGACCTGATTACAGCATAATACGATCATCAAGATGAAAACAATGTTATTTTCATGTTCGTTCCGGGGATTCCATGCATGGACTTTTGGAAAGGGAAAACTTCCGTTTTTCTATTCACTCTTTGCATTTGAATATAAAGCTCCAGCACTGACAAGAAATGCTGTATGTACTCTTATCAGGAGAACACCACCACCAGTGTGGAAACCTGTTCTCCCTGCTAGCAAAACCACACACTACCAGTAGTGAAACATGCAGTAGTCTCTGAAAAATACCCCATTGAATGTAAGCATGCAGTGTATCCAGAGGcaacgaacacacacacacataattttatatatatatatatatatatatatacatatatatatatatatatgatacaaaTGTCTGGATCAGGCTTGATACATACACAAGCAATTACCCGGAGTTCCCACATTTTATAAACAATAACCAGGCAACTGTGTACAAAGGGCACGGATATTCTTTTATTACATTGTGCATGTGTGAACGATACATACGTTTACTCCGAAGGGAAGATAATTACCATTGTGTGACATGTGTGGTGCCAAGTGCAATATTGCAATATGCAACCAAGGGGGCACAGAGCAGGACCCCCTTCCGCCAAGTCACAGTGAGGAGCTGGCACTGGGGAGACCCACTGTATGCACAGACTCCCACAGCGAGATGTACTTGTATGAATGAAAGCGTAGACTGCAGGGTGTCCAGCGCTTATAACCCGAAGTGCACGATGCATTGTGCATGTTCTGGAGTGAAGTGTGGGGTGAAGTGTGAGGTAAAGTGTGCCCCCTGTGAAGTGCGGTGAGGTAAAGTGTGCCCCCTGTGAGGTGCGGTGCAGTGTGAGGTAAAGTGTGCCCCCTGTGAAGTGCGGTGCAGTGTGAGGTAAAGTGTGCGCCCTGTGAGGTGCGCTGCAGTGTGAGGTAAAGTGTGCGCCCTGTGAGGCAAAGTGTGCACCCAGTGAGGTGTAGTGTAAGGTAAGGATGCGGTACTGACTTTTTGCGGTTTCCGAGGTCTCCCCCGCGCCCTCTTCGGTGATTCTGATGAGGGAGATGCAGGATGCTCCACAGACGTGGATTGGCGGGCACTTTCTTTTGAACTCATGGTGGCTGCTGTACCCCAACGATAATCTGCTGCAGTTTAGGGATCCACGCGAGGAGCCGCCGTCGTGCCGGACGTCCTGCTgccaccactaccaccaccaaAGTGTGAGGAGAAAAAGAGAAGAGCGCAGCGATgtgtctcctgtaatgtcctgaaCACAGGGGGCTTCCCCCTTATAAACACTGCTTGTAGACGAGGGGATGAATAGGAGATGTGTAATGTGACGGGGACAATGGAGGTCACAGGGCAGCGGAGGTAACGACTAGTGAGCAGTGATACAACGCTGCCGCATGGGTCTGggcacataagtattgcagtacgGCCACACGTGTGTGTAATTTGGGGGGTAAGGGAGGGCTTGTGTTTGTGTGAGTAGGGCATGTGATACAAGTCCGGCCCACGGATTATAGTGggatgggtaaaaaaaaacacctttaccCGTGGGTGGAAAAAATAGGAGGAGGCAAAGCGGAGAAGGAGGCAGCGAGCAGAGGTTGGAGGCCGGCCAGATATAACACAAGTACAGCAGCGTTGCTGAGGAGGGAAACACTCGGGCTACCTCACGTGGCGGCAGGGCTACAAGCACTTAGTGCCCTGCTACAGCCCAGGGAATCCCCCATCAGGAATCCCCCATCAGATGCATGGGAGCACTGCACTGCTATGTGTTCTATTGTATGTGTACGTCCGATATAACGCTGGGTCATACAATGGCACACATGGCGGCGCACAacaaatatctatatatataaacacCCTGATAATATTTATAATAGAATACCGTCGTGACAATAGTTTTTCACctagtttttcatgttttttaccTCGTTTTTCATGgggtcttttttttggggggggggggatgctgtgaCCGGATAGTGAAATATTGAATTGTTTACATACATACACCACATTTTGTTTTTTGGGTTCAGTGGCCTTTTTCCAAAAACGCGGCATA from Rhinoderma darwinii isolate aRhiDar2 chromosome 3, aRhiDar2.hap1, whole genome shotgun sequence carries:
- the HMGA2 gene encoding high mobility group protein HMGI-C — its product is MSSKESARQSTSVEHPASPSSESPKRARGRPRKPQKEPAAGEPSPKRPRGRPKGSKNKGPSKSAQKKEEGSGEKRPRGRPRKWPQQEKKSGQGETEEASSHESEED